The DNA window TCCGCAAGCTCAACCCAAGGGAGTTGATACGCAATCCGGTGATGTTCACCACCGCCGTGGTCGCGGCGCTGCTGACGCTGCTGCTGTTCGTCGGCCATGATGGCCTCGCCACCGGCTTCAAGGTCCAGCTCGTCATCTGGCTCTGGCTGACGGTCCTCTTCGGCACCTTCGCCGAAGCGCTTGCCGAAGGGCGCGGCAAGGCGCAGGCCGCCTCGCTCCGCGCGACGAAAGCGGACTTGACCGCAAAGCGTCTGAAGGGGGACGGGCGGGAGTTTGATGCCATCCCCGCCAGTGCGCTGAAGCGCGGTGACATCGTGCTTGTCGAAACCGGCGACCTTATCCCTTCCGACGGTGAAGTCGTGTCCGGCGTCGCATCCGTCAACGAAGCCGCCATCACCGGCGAGTCCGCGCCCGTCATCCGCGAAGCGGGCGGCGATCGCTCGGCCGTCACGGCGGGCACGCGCGTCATCTCGGACGAAATCCGGGTGCGCGTCACGGTCAATCCGGGGCAGGGCTTCCTCGACCGGATGATCGCGCTGGTCGAAGGGGCGGAGCGGCAGAAGACGCCGAACGAGATCGCCCTGACGCTGCTGCTCGTCGGCCTCACCATCATCTTCCTGATTGCGGTCGGCACCATACCGGGCTTTGCCAGCTATGCGGGCGGCTCGATCCCGGTGTCGATCCTCGCGGCGCTGCTCATCACGCTCATCCCCACGACCATCGCGGCGCTGCTGTCGGCCATCGGCATCGCAGGCATGGACCGGCTGGTGCGTTTCAACGTGCTGGCGAAGTCGGGCCGCGCGGTGGAGGCGGCGGGCGACATCGACGTGCTGCTGCTCGACAAGACCGGGACCATCACCGTGGGCGACCGTCAGGCGACCGAGTTCCGTCCGGTCGGCGTTACCACGACCGCCACGCTCGCGGAGGCGGCGCTCCTTGCCAGCCTCGCCGACGAAACGCCGGAGGGCCGCTCCATCGTCGTCCTCGCGCGCGAAAAGTTCGGTCTGACCGCGCAGGCACTGCCCAAAGACGCGGAGATCATCCCCTTCACCGCCCAGACCCGCCTCTCGGGCGTTCGGATCGGCGACACGACCGTTCAGAAAGGCGCGGTGGACTCGATCCTGCGCGCCCATCCCGATGCGGCGGGGACTCCCGTCGCCGAAGAACTGCGCCGGATCACCGACGAAATCGCCCGCGCCGGGGGCACGCCGCTTGCCGTTGCCAAAGACGGCGAACTGCTCGGCGCGATCTTCCTCAAGGACATCGTAAAGGCGGGCATTCGCGAACGGTTCGGCGAACTGCGCCAGATGGGCATCCGCACCGTCATGATTACCGGCGACAACCCCCTGACCGCCGCGTCCATCGCGGCGGAGGCGGGCGTCGACGACTTCCTTGCGCAGGCGACGCCGGAGGACAAGCTGGCCCTCATCCGCAAGGAACAGCAGGGCGGTCGCCTCGTCGCGATGTGCGGAGATGGCACCAATGACGCGCCCGCGCTGGCGCAGGCCGATGTCGGCGTCGCCATGAACACCGGCACGCAGGCCGCGCGCGAGGCGGGCAACATGGTCGAT is part of the Sphingobium amiense genome and encodes:
- the kdpB gene encoding potassium-transporting ATPase subunit KdpB; protein product: MARPASASLFTADLILPAISDAFRKLNPRELIRNPVMFTTAVVAALLTLLLFVGHDGLATGFKVQLVIWLWLTVLFGTFAEALAEGRGKAQAASLRATKADLTAKRLKGDGREFDAIPASALKRGDIVLVETGDLIPSDGEVVSGVASVNEAAITGESAPVIREAGGDRSAVTAGTRVISDEIRVRVTVNPGQGFLDRMIALVEGAERQKTPNEIALTLLLVGLTIIFLIAVGTIPGFASYAGGSIPVSILAALLITLIPTTIAALLSAIGIAGMDRLVRFNVLAKSGRAVEAAGDIDVLLLDKTGTITVGDRQATEFRPVGVTTTATLAEAALLASLADETPEGRSIVVLAREKFGLTAQALPKDAEIIPFTAQTRLSGVRIGDTTVQKGAVDSILRAHPDAAGTPVAEELRRITDEIARAGGTPLAVAKDGELLGAIFLKDIVKAGIRERFGELRQMGIRTVMITGDNPLTAASIAAEAGVDDFLAQATPEDKLALIRKEQQGGRLVAMCGDGTNDAPALAQADVGVAMNTGTQAAREAGNMVDLDSDPTKLIEVVGLGKQLLMTRGALTTFSVANDVAKYFAIIPAMFVVLYPGLGVLNVMGLGTPRSAILSAIIFNALIIPLLVPLALRGVTYRPMGAGPLLARNLAIYGLGGLIAPFAGIKLIDIAVNGLGLA